TGTCAGGTTGAGTACCACCGCCATGAAAACGAACCCGCAGGCAAGACCGATGACCGGGGAGACGATCATGAACGTGGCAACGAGCTCGACCGTTGACCACTTGATTGCCGTGATTCCTGCTGCTGAAATACCTGCTCCCGAGACGCCGCCAATAAGCGCGTGGGATGAGGAAGTCGGGAGGCCAAAATACCAGGTGATCAGGTTCCAAGAGATCGCACCAATGAGGGCTCCGAGCACGATAAAGGGGATTACTGCTGTTTCAACCAGTTCGAGCTGGATGATTTTGCTGATCGTGCTCGCGACAGCAACCCCGAATCCGAATGCTGCGATGAAGTTAAAGAATGCGGCAAACGCAACCGCTCTTCTTGGAGACATGACTTTTGTGGAAACAACCGTGGAGATCGAATTGGCAGAGTCATGAAATCCGTTGGTAAAATCGAAAATGAGAGCGATCCCGATGATGACGACGATGAGTTCCCACGTTGCTTCGATCATGTAATCCTCTCACAGGTTCCTGCTAATGAACTCACGAGTGCCGGATCGCGATGTCGGAGAGTACGTTTGCCACATCTTCGCAGTTATCAGTCGCCGTCTCAAGATGCTCGTAGATATCCTTTAATTTTATGATCGTGATCGCGTGCTGGGTCCTGAAGAGGTCGGTTATCGCGTGGGCAAGCACATCGTCAGCAAGATTTTCCAGCCTGTTCACCTCGATGCAGCGTTCCTCAATATATTTTGGGTTCTTAATCGAGCGTATGCCCCTGATCGCACTCTCGAGTTCTGCAGTCTGCATATGGATCAGCTTGGCGAGTTCTATCATGTGGACATCGGTCGTCTCAATACCGTAATAGAACATCTTTTCAGTTGCCCCGTCGATATAGTCCAGCACCTCGTCGAGCGTTGAGGCTAGGCGCGAGATCTCCTCAGGTTCAAGCGGGGTGATGAAGGTCCGGTTCAGCTCCTCGTAGATATTATGAGTGACCTGGTCCCCCCTGTGTTCGAGATGTTCAATTCCCTGCCGTTTCTCTTTTACACTTGTGAAATCCTCAGTCAGGTTCAAAAGTTTTCCCGCTGCCTCCTTCACGATCCCGGCCTGCTGCTCGAACAGGTCAAAAAAAACCTTGTCCTGTGGTATTAACAATTCCCGAATTCCCATAATAACCCTACCGATCATCAGGCAGGGAAGGTAAAAAATGTGGCGATTTTACCATCAGGCAAGACCTTGAATGAGTGCTGCGATGAGATAATACCCTCCAAATGATATAATGAGGGCGAGGGGGATGGTGATCACCCATGCGGTCATCATTTCCCGGACTACATCCCACTGCACCGCATTTTTCCCCCGGGTTGCACCGACACCGACAATCGCGCCGGAAATGACATGCGTCGAAGAGACCGGGATCCCGAATACCGTGACAAGCGTGAGGACTCCGCTTCCGGTTGTCGCGGCACAGAACCCCTGGTATGGCCGGATTTTCGTGATCTTTCTTGCCATCTTGTCCACCACCTGCCACCCGCCAAAACACGTGCCGAACCCCATCGCGATTGCCGACAGGAGCACTACCCAGACGGGAACGTCAAATGCGGACAGCATCCCGGCAGAGAAAAGGAGGGCGGTGATCACACCGACTGCATGCTGGCCGTCGTTTGCACCATGGCCTGCTGCCTGGAAGAGGGAGGCGATAACATGGAGGGGCTGAAAGATCCTGCGCATCCTGTTCTGCCGGGAATGCCTGAAGAGATGCGAGACAAGGATATCGAACAGGAACGCGGCGGTCAGGCCGAGTATCGGGGAGATGAAAATAAACAGGACGATCCCAAGGATACCGTTCAGTTTTAAGATGCCGAGTATCATCAGGACAGGAATTGCGACAGCTGCACCGCAGGTCGCACCGACACCGGCAACGGGTTTCCAGTCTCCCTTGAGCATGACCGTAATAATCACCAGCGTTAAAGCACCTGCACATGCACCGGCGATCCCCCCGATGATGACAATATCCAGGGATTTTAAGGACGGAAGTACCACTGCGGATAATCCTGAAGCACCAATACCGGCGCCAAGGATCGCTCCCACCATTGCATGGCTGCTTGAGATCGGGATACCAGACCGGGTGGCGACAAAGACCAGCACAATCGAGACCAGCATGGCAACCACAATGGAGAGCGGGGTCAGTGCATCCGGTGCGATGATCGCTGTACCGATCGTGTGCGCCACAGCGGTTGTAAAGATAAACGGGCCTAGCATGTTGCAGATGCCGGAAAGAAGCGTCGCCTTAAGCGGGGAAAGCGCCTTTGTGGCGACAACGGTTGCAATCGAGTGAGATGCATCGTTGAGCCCGTTGACGAAGTTGAGTGCAAGCGCAAGAACGATCCCGAAAAGGATGAGCGGTTCCATATCGTTCAGCTGTGGCTCATCGAGATGTCATTGAGTGCATGCCCGACATCATTGCACTTTTCCATCACCCTGCCCATACCCTCAAAGATATCCTTTAACTTGATGATGAGCAGCAGGTCTTTTGTCTTGAACAGGTCGAGCACGGCACGTGACTGAAGCTCGATCGAAAGGTTGTAGAGCCGGTTGATCTCGCCGGCATGAGACCGGACTTCTTCGGGTTTGTCCAAGGTAGCAAGGCTTGTGATCGCATGCTGTATCTCGGTTGCCGACAACAGGACAAGGTACGAGAACTCCTTTAATACATCACTGGATTCCGTCAGCCCGTACGTGCAGATCTGGTTGGTTACCCGGTCGATCCTGTCCAGAACATCGTCCATGACCGGTGCAAGACGGGCGATCTCTTCCGGTTCGAGCGGGGTAATCAATGACTCATCGAGTTTCTCGTATACCTGCCGGGTGATCTCGTCACCGTTATGTTCGATCTGCCGGACCCGGTGCGCCTTTTCCGTCCCGCCCGGCAGTTCATGGGTGATCTCGTTAAGTACAGTCGCCGCTTCACTTATCGTTCCTGCCATTTTGGCAAACAGTCTAAGAAATACGCGGTCTTCGGGAAGTATCAGGTCACGGATCCGCATGATCGTTCCTACATCTGTGCTGTCCCGCGAGCATAAAAATAGTATGGCTGTTGTGCGAAGGATTTGCGAAATATCAGCGACGATAAAACCATGGACCGAGCGGGAATTGAACCCGCGGCCTCTTCCATGCCAAGGAAGCGATCTACCCCTGATCTATCGGCCCGCTCTTATGTAGTTGTATGGCATTGGTTAAAAGAATTGTTTATGAGGTACCCCCCTGTTTTAAGGAGGGGCAACAAGATTCCGGGAAAAAACCCGAAGCATCATTTTCGGTTCGGATGGGGGTAGGACTTGGGAGAATGTCATCCATTCATCCTCGATTATCGATGATGCCTCCCGGGTACATTCATCCAGTGCGCCGGATTTCCTCACAAGGCCGATTCCCTCAGAAAGAGACTTTGGGTTCGATCTCAGATGACGGGAACAGAGGATCCTGCAAAGTCTGCTGCTTTCACGGGTTCCAAGAAGGTCGAGAGCCCTGACAATGACATACGTCAGTTTGCCGGATGCGAGATCGTCATACCGGCCGTCACCAGCATCTTGAGAACCGGTGAAACAGTGGATATCATTCATTATCTGGAACGATACCCCCAGTGCACTGGCAAAGGATACGCATGCGTTCCGTGTACGTTTGTCAGCACCTGCAAGGATGCAGGCTGCCTTTGCAGCTGCAATCGCCGGAGATGCTGTCTTGAATGTATACATCTGCAGGATCTTT
Above is a genomic segment from Methanoregula sp. containing:
- a CDS encoding DUF47 family protein; protein product: MGIRELLIPQDKVFFDLFEQQAGIVKEAAGKLLNLTEDFTSVKEKRQGIEHLEHRGDQVTHNIYEELNRTFITPLEPEEISRLASTLDEVLDYIDGATEKMFYYGIETTDVHMIELAKLIHMQTAELESAIRGIRSIKNPKYIEERCIEVNRLENLADDVLAHAITDLFRTQHAITIIKLKDIYEHLETATDNCEDVANVLSDIAIRHS
- a CDS encoding inorganic phosphate transporter, translating into MEPLILFGIVLALALNFVNGLNDASHSIATVVATKALSPLKATLLSGICNMLGPFIFTTAVAHTIGTAIIAPDALTPLSIVVAMLVSIVLVFVATRSGIPISSSHAMVGAILGAGIGASGLSAVVLPSLKSLDIVIIGGIAGACAGALTLVIITVMLKGDWKPVAGVGATCGAAVAIPVLMILGILKLNGILGIVLFIFISPILGLTAAFLFDILVSHLFRHSRQNRMRRIFQPLHVIASLFQAAGHGANDGQHAVGVITALLFSAGMLSAFDVPVWVVLLSAIAMGFGTCFGGWQVVDKMARKITKIRPYQGFCAATTGSGVLTLVTVFGIPVSSTHVISGAIVGVGATRGKNAVQWDVVREMMTAWVITIPLALIISFGGYYLIAALIQGLA
- a CDS encoding DUF47 family protein, which gives rise to MRIRDLILPEDRVFLRLFAKMAGTISEAATVLNEITHELPGGTEKAHRVRQIEHNGDEITRQVYEKLDESLITPLEPEEIARLAPVMDDVLDRIDRVTNQICTYGLTESSDVLKEFSYLVLLSATEIQHAITSLATLDKPEEVRSHAGEINRLYNLSIELQSRAVLDLFKTKDLLLIIKLKDIFEGMGRVMEKCNDVGHALNDISMSHS